CCATACTCAGGCGCGTTACGCGCTACCGCTCGTGGTGCGTGATTTCGTCGCACAACACCCGGATGTCAAGCTTGAGATGCATCAGGGCAATCCGATCCAGATTGCCGAATGGGTGGTCGCCGGCGAAGCTGATATCGGCATCGCCACCGAGTCGCTCGACCAGTATCCGCAATTAATCACGCTGCCGGTGCGCCAATGGACGCATTGCGTGATTGCGCCGGAAGGACATCCGATCCTCAAATCGCAGCCATTGTCGCTGAATGAACTGGCCAAGTGGCCATTGATTACCTACGACACGGCGTTTACTGGTCGATCGCGCATCAATCGCGCATTTGAGCGCATCGGTGTTGAGCCCAATGTTGCGCTGACCGCTCTGGATGCCGACGTGATCAAGACCTACGTCAGCCTGGGTCTCGGCTTGGGCATCATTTCAGCCCTGGCCTTCGATCCTCAGCGCGACACCGGGTTGGCGGCACTGGATGCCGCTCATTTGTTCGAATCCAATACCACTCGACTGGCGCTGCGTCGGGGTACTTACCTGCGCCGTTATGACTACGATTTTATTTCGCTGTTTGCACCGCATCTGTCGAAAAGTGTCGTCGAAATGGCCATCCGGGGCGGCGGAGATGAATATCAGTTGTAGCCTCGCGCCGGCTGCATGCGTGGCGCGGTGTCGCGCAGAATGAGCGACGGCGTCGAGAACGGTGCCAGTTTTTCGAGAAAATCGAGCAGTTCGAGCACTGGCGAATTTCGGAAGAAGGTTGCGCTTGGGGTTTCAATCCAGAGACGGTCGGCATAAACGTGTAGCTCATGCGGCTTGTCGCCGAAACCGTCGCCATCCAGGTCGAAGCCTTCGTAGGTATCCCAGGAGTTGCCCCACCAGGTATCGTTCATCGGATCGCCATCACCGATGATGGTCACTGGCCAAAGATTGCTGCGGAAAGTGTTGTTGATGGCGATATGACCGCCTTTGGCGCCGTAAAAATAAATGCCGGTAATGTTGTGGGCGACCAGATTATTAATGAAGACAATGCGATTGATCGCATCCATCGGAGAATCCGCCATGATGCCGTGGGCGCAATGGATGATTTCATTGCCGACGATCAATGCTGCCGACGTTTCCTTCAGCGCGATGCCTGCACCCGAGGCATCCATGGCGTGCAGGATACGGTTGTTGCGGATGATCAGGCCATCTGAATTGAGCGCGATGATGCCGGTCGAGTTTTTTTCCAGAAGGTTGCGGTCAACCAGACTTCTGTTCGAAAAAAGAAAATTGAAGGCACGTCGACTGTCGCGGATGGTATTGCCGGTATAGCGGTTGTGCGGCGAGTTGCTGACAGTAATATCGCGGATGTGCGCAATGTCGTTGTTCTCGATGCGGTTGCCCATGCTGTACCACAACCTCACGCCATCCCCGCGATCGGCAGAATCTTTGCCACGCGAGCGGATACGGTTATTTCGTACCATGCTGTCCGTGGTCCGGTGCAGTGAAATCCCGAACAGCACATCCTCGATCACGTTGTTTTCAATCAGCAGATTGCTGCCTTCAGTCACCATGATGCCGCCATCAATAGCGTCGTGTGAATCACCGCTGCCGCGCAGGGACAGCCCACGTATCGTGACATGGTCTGCCTTGATGGTGAGTACAGTCCCCTTGCCGCCTGCGTCAATAATGACCTTGCCGTCACCGTCGAGCGTCAATGGTTTTGTG
The nucleotide sequence above comes from Betaproteobacteria bacterium. Encoded proteins:
- a CDS encoding CysB family HTH-type transcriptional regulator; its protein translation is MKLQQLRYIVEIQRQGLNVSEAAESLYTSQPGISKQVKLLEDELGISIFERSGKRFTGVTEPGKAVLAIAERILREAENLKRASSEFASGDSGRLVLAATHTQARYALPLVVRDFVAQHPDVKLEMHQGNPIQIAEWVVAGEADIGIATESLDQYPQLITLPVRQWTHCVIAPEGHPILKSQPLSLNELAKWPLITYDTAFTGRSRINRAFERIGVEPNVALTALDADVIKTYVSLGLGLGIISALAFDPQRDTGLAALDAAHLFESNTTRLALRRGTYLRRYDYDFISLFAPHLSKSVVEMAIRGGGDEYQL
- the nosD gene encoding nitrous oxide reductase family maturation protein NosD; the encoded protein is MALRLFCALLALYVAWPVHAHQSLQAWLDTALPGSTLRLPPGIYSGPGIITKPLTLDGDGKVIIDAGGKGTVLTIKADHVTIRGLSLRGSGDSHDAIDGGIMVTEGSNLLIENNVIEDVLFGISLHRTTDSMVRNNRIRSRGKDSADRGDGVRLWYSMGNRIENNDIAHIRDITVSNSPHNRYTGNTIRDSRRAFNFLFSNRSLVDRNLLEKNSTGIIALNSDGLIIRNNRILHAMDASGAGIALKETSAALIVGNEIIHCAHGIMADSPMDAINRIVFINNLVAHNITGIYFYGAKGGHIAINNTFRSNLWPVTIIGDGDPMNDTWWGNSWDTYEGFDLDGDGFGDKPHELHVYADRLWIETPSATFFRNSPVLELLDFLEKLAPFSTPSLILRDTAPRMQPARGYN